One region of Burkholderia pyrrocinia genomic DNA includes:
- the wrbA gene encoding NAD(P)H:quinone oxidoreductase — MAKVLVLYYSSYGHVETMAQHVAEGAKSVPGVEVALKRVPETIPVDQARAIGVKVDQAAPVATVDELADYDAIIFGTPTRFGNMAGQMRTFLDQTGGLWMKGALVGKIGSVFASTGTQHGGQETTITSFHTTLLHQGMVIVGVPYACSGLVNMNEITGGTPYGATTLAGADGSRQPSANELEIARYQGKHVAELASKLAS; from the coding sequence ATGGCCAAGGTACTCGTTCTTTACTACTCGTCCTACGGGCACGTCGAAACGATGGCGCAACACGTCGCGGAAGGCGCGAAATCGGTGCCCGGCGTCGAAGTCGCACTCAAGCGCGTGCCGGAAACGATCCCCGTGGACCAGGCCAGGGCGATCGGCGTGAAGGTCGACCAGGCCGCACCGGTCGCCACGGTGGACGAACTCGCCGATTACGACGCGATCATCTTCGGCACGCCGACCCGCTTCGGCAACATGGCCGGCCAGATGCGCACGTTCCTCGACCAGACCGGCGGCCTGTGGATGAAGGGCGCGCTCGTCGGCAAGATCGGCAGCGTGTTCGCGTCGACCGGCACGCAGCACGGCGGCCAGGAAACGACGATCACGTCGTTCCACACGACGCTGCTGCACCAGGGGATGGTGATCGTAGGCGTGCCGTATGCGTGCAGCGGGCTCGTCAACATGAACGAAATCACCGGCGGCACGCCGTACGGCGCGACGACGCTCGCAGGTGCGGACGGCAGCCGCCAGCCGAGCGCGAACGAACTCGAAATCGCGCGCTACCAGGGCAAGCACGTCGCGGAACTCGCGAGCAAGCTCGCGTCGTAA
- a CDS encoding pirin family protein, translating into MIEIRAANQRGRAEHGWLSSRHTFSFANYYDPKQVGFSDLLVINDDRVAPGRGFGTHPHRDMEILSYVLDGALEHKDSMGTGSVIVPGDVQLMSAGTGVRHSEFNHSPDTGVHFLQIWVGPAEKGAEPRYQQTNVAADDKRGKLTLVVSPNGDAGSLKIRQDTRIYAGLFDGDERATLELAPDRFAYVHVARGSVTVNGVTLGEGDGARIRGEQALTLADGNDAEVLVFDLRPVEVTAEWA; encoded by the coding sequence ATGATCGAAATCCGTGCAGCAAACCAACGTGGCCGTGCGGAGCATGGCTGGCTCAGCTCCCGTCATACGTTTTCGTTCGCGAATTACTACGATCCGAAGCAAGTCGGCTTCTCCGACCTGCTCGTGATCAACGACGACCGCGTCGCCCCGGGCCGCGGCTTCGGCACGCACCCGCACCGCGACATGGAGATCCTGTCGTACGTGCTCGACGGCGCGCTGGAACACAAGGACTCGATGGGCACCGGGTCGGTGATCGTGCCGGGCGACGTGCAACTGATGAGCGCGGGCACGGGCGTACGCCACAGCGAGTTCAACCACTCGCCGGACACCGGGGTCCACTTCCTGCAGATCTGGGTCGGGCCGGCCGAAAAGGGTGCCGAGCCGCGTTATCAGCAGACGAACGTCGCGGCCGACGACAAGCGCGGCAAGCTCACGCTGGTCGTGTCGCCGAACGGCGACGCCGGTTCGCTGAAGATCCGGCAGGACACGCGGATCTACGCGGGCCTGTTCGACGGCGATGAGCGCGCGACGCTGGAACTGGCACCGGACCGCTTTGCTTACGTGCACGTTGCACGCGGCAGCGTGACGGTCAACGGCGTGACGCTCGGCGAAGGCGACGGCGCACGCATCCGCGGCGAACAGGCGCTGACGCTCGCCGACGGCAACGATGCCGAAGTGCTGGTGTTCGACCTGCGCCCGGTCGAAGTGACGGCCGAGTGGGCATAA
- a CDS encoding LysR family transcriptional regulator, giving the protein MELNDLRIFVATVDAGSFTAAADQLMLSKQFVSRRTMALEASLGVRLLHRNTRNLAVTESGQEFYVRAQRILAEIADAEQAMLVRSTELHGSLKISAPLSFGITHVSPLIAEFLSAHPAVRLNLDLTDRRVDLIGEGFDLVLRIGSLEDSTLIARPLGAWRMIACASPAYLKRQGTPETPADLAGHTCLLYGRERRVGWEFRVDGAARTFDVQGPLVANNGEVVRDAAIAGLGIVLLPHFIVGAALDSGALVPVLDAYAPSPITLNAVFPQHREGFVTLRTFIGFLAERLGEAAPAAKGGAGRRR; this is encoded by the coding sequence ATGGAACTCAACGACTTGCGGATCTTCGTTGCGACGGTCGACGCGGGCAGCTTCACGGCGGCGGCCGACCAGCTGATGCTGTCCAAGCAGTTCGTCAGCCGGCGCACGATGGCGCTGGAGGCGTCGCTCGGCGTGCGGCTTCTGCACCGCAACACGCGCAATCTCGCGGTGACCGAATCGGGGCAGGAGTTTTATGTACGGGCGCAGCGGATCCTTGCCGAGATCGCCGACGCCGAGCAGGCAATGTTGGTGCGCAGCACCGAGCTGCACGGTTCGCTGAAGATCAGCGCGCCGCTGTCGTTCGGGATCACGCATGTGTCGCCGCTGATCGCCGAATTCCTGTCCGCGCACCCGGCCGTGCGGTTGAATCTCGACCTGACCGACCGGCGCGTCGACCTGATCGGCGAGGGCTTCGATCTCGTGCTGCGGATCGGCTCGCTCGAGGATTCGACGTTGATCGCGCGCCCGCTCGGCGCGTGGCGGATGATCGCGTGCGCGAGCCCTGCCTATCTGAAGCGGCAGGGCACGCCCGAAACACCAGCCGATCTCGCCGGCCATACGTGCCTGCTGTACGGGCGCGAGCGGCGCGTCGGCTGGGAATTCCGCGTCGACGGCGCGGCGCGCACGTTCGATGTGCAGGGGCCGCTCGTCGCGAACAACGGCGAAGTGGTGCGCGACGCGGCGATCGCGGGGCTCGGCATCGTGCTGCTGCCGCACTTCATCGTCGGCGCGGCGCTCGACAGCGGCGCGCTCGTGCCGGTGCTCGATGCGTATGCGCCGTCGCCGATCACGCTCAATGCGGTGTTTCCGCAGCACCGCGAAGGATTCGTCACGCTGCGCACGTTCATCGGGTTTCTCGCGGAACGGCTTGGCGAGGCTGCGCCGGCCGCGAAGGGCGGGGCGGGCAGGCGGCGGTAG
- a CDS encoding Fic family protein, whose amino-acid sequence MSGDYTFIWEAADWPAWRFDLPALATSLADVSRAQGMLAGRLADIGLALRDEASLVALTEDVVKTSAIEGENLNVASVRSSIARRLGVDIGALAPVDRHVEGVVDMVLDATTHSAAPVTESRLFGWHAALFPTGYSGMSRITVGAWRTDASGPMQVVSGPIGRQRVHFEAPPATRLTSEVARFLAWFNAAPVEPLLIRAGLAHLWFVTLHPFDDGNGRIARALGDLVLARADRSPQRFYSLSAQIQRERNAYYDVLERTQRGSLDVTEWLAWFLNALGRAIDHAHTTLDAVLVKARFWQRCAGFAMNERQVKVMNRLLDGFEGKLTTTKWAALAKCSQDTALRDITELVEHGVLRRSSSGGRSTSYEVVPFDA is encoded by the coding sequence ATGAGCGGAGATTACACCTTCATCTGGGAGGCGGCCGACTGGCCCGCGTGGCGCTTCGACCTCCCGGCACTCGCCACGTCACTCGCCGACGTCAGCCGTGCGCAAGGCATGCTGGCCGGGCGGCTGGCGGATATCGGCCTGGCGCTGCGCGATGAGGCCAGCCTGGTCGCGCTGACGGAGGACGTCGTCAAGACCAGCGCCATCGAGGGAGAAAACCTGAACGTCGCATCGGTCCGGTCGTCGATTGCGCGCCGGCTCGGGGTCGATATCGGTGCGCTTGCGCCGGTCGATCGCCACGTCGAGGGCGTGGTCGACATGGTGCTGGACGCGACGACCCATTCGGCGGCACCGGTCACCGAAAGCCGTTTGTTCGGATGGCATGCAGCCCTTTTCCCGACCGGCTATTCGGGGATGTCGCGGATCACGGTCGGCGCATGGCGTACGGATGCAAGCGGCCCGATGCAGGTGGTGTCCGGGCCGATCGGCCGGCAACGCGTGCATTTCGAAGCACCGCCGGCCACGCGCCTGACCAGCGAGGTCGCGCGCTTTCTCGCCTGGTTCAATGCCGCGCCGGTCGAGCCCTTGCTGATCCGGGCCGGCCTGGCCCATCTGTGGTTCGTCACGCTCCATCCGTTCGACGACGGCAACGGCCGTATCGCGCGAGCGCTCGGGGATCTCGTCCTCGCGCGCGCCGATCGGAGTCCGCAGCGCTTCTATAGCCTGTCGGCGCAAATCCAGCGTGAGCGTAACGCGTATTACGACGTGCTGGAGCGGACGCAGCGCGGTTCGCTCGATGTCACGGAATGGCTCGCGTGGTTCTTGAATGCACTCGGCAGGGCCATCGATCACGCGCACACGACGCTCGACGCGGTCCTGGTCAAGGCGCGCTTCTGGCAGCGATGTGCGGGCTTCGCGATGAACGAGCGTCAGGTCAAGGTCATGAATCGCCTGCTCGACGGCTTCGAAGGGAAGTTGACGACCACCAAGTGGGCGGCTCTCGCAAAGTGTTCGCAAGATACGGCGCTGCGCGACATCACGGAACTCGTCGAGCACGGTGTGCTGCGTCGCTCGTCGTCCGGCGGGCGGAGCACGAGTTACGAGGTTGTGCCGTTCGATGCCTAG
- a CDS encoding porin, which translates to MMKKVLFGITAVTAAVSASAQSSVTLYGIVDNGLQYETGQPKGHVFGAQSGGWAQSRFGLTGAEDLGGGTQAIFQLESRLNTQNGSLANGSFFEGQATVGLKSNTWGQLKLGNMGSAEISQYSGDVDPQQTKKYAIGTLVRGRIFSQAGNGIEYLSPKIAGFVLQAQYDLTNSPKWNAGNPGSAPGQLGTSTGLGSAQGRTDGIKLSYQNGGLFWQATYDEVRDQNGKFSNVYLASRSILTGATYAFGPVVAYVGYQHLSAPDASNAGYFGGAAPTALPAGTSLPTAVNHEWIGAIWQSTPALAITGAVYHANANRGNGNATLFTLGANYSLSKRTLLYTELGYVRNSSTSNLGLDSGLYGANSNFDPASASASATNPDYGKSQFGVIAGIATRF; encoded by the coding sequence ATGATGAAAAAGGTGTTGTTCGGGATAACGGCGGTGACGGCGGCGGTTTCAGCCAGCGCGCAGAGCAGCGTGACGCTCTATGGCATTGTAGACAATGGGCTTCAATACGAGACCGGGCAGCCGAAGGGGCATGTCTTCGGAGCGCAAAGCGGCGGGTGGGCGCAATCGCGATTCGGTCTCACGGGCGCGGAGGATCTCGGCGGCGGCACCCAGGCCATCTTCCAGCTGGAGTCGCGTCTGAATACGCAAAACGGCAGCCTGGCAAACGGTAGTTTCTTCGAAGGGCAGGCAACGGTCGGCCTGAAAAGCAATACCTGGGGGCAGCTGAAGCTGGGCAACATGGGCTCGGCGGAGATCAGCCAGTATTCCGGTGACGTCGATCCGCAGCAGACGAAGAAGTACGCGATCGGGACCCTGGTACGCGGCCGGATCTTTTCGCAGGCGGGCAACGGCATCGAATATCTGTCGCCGAAGATCGCCGGCTTCGTCCTCCAGGCGCAATACGATCTGACGAATTCACCGAAATGGAATGCCGGCAATCCCGGCAGCGCGCCCGGGCAGCTCGGCACTTCGACGGGCCTCGGCAGCGCGCAGGGGCGCACCGATGGCATCAAGCTGTCGTACCAGAACGGTGGGCTTTTCTGGCAGGCGACGTATGACGAAGTCCGCGACCAGAATGGAAAGTTCAGTAACGTGTATCTCGCGTCGCGCTCGATACTCACGGGCGCAACGTATGCGTTCGGGCCGGTCGTCGCGTATGTCGGATATCAGCACCTGAGCGCACCCGATGCGTCGAACGCAGGGTATTTCGGCGGCGCCGCACCGACCGCGCTGCCGGCCGGCACGTCGCTGCCCACCGCAGTCAACCATGAATGGATCGGCGCGATCTGGCAGAGCACGCCGGCGCTGGCTATTACCGGGGCGGTCTATCACGCCAACGCGAATCGGGGTAATGGCAATGCGACGCTGTTTACGCTGGGCGCGAACTATTCGTTGTCCAAACGTACACTCCTTTACACGGAGCTGGGCTACGTTCGCAACAGTTCGACGTCGAACCTCGGTCTCGATAGCGGGCTGTATGGCGCCAATTCCAATTTCGATCCGGCCAGCGCCAGCGCTTCCGCGACGAATCCGGATTACGGAAAAAGCCAGTTTGGCGTGATTGCGGGCATCGCTACGCGGTTTTAA
- a CDS encoding LacI family DNA-binding transcriptional regulator yields MAHRFLIKEIALQAGVGVATVDRVVNNRGNVREHTRKRVEQAIKELEKQALYSVAAGRKLSVDVVVEAPNRFAAEIKDALEAELPTLQPAIFRPRYFMQETMQTREVVDALRSIAHHGSHGVFLKARDVPEIANAIGELKRAGIPVVTTFTDIPLSDRIAYTGLDNRVAGATAAYLLTQWLPERPANVLITMSDERFRGEEEREISFRRALRTRHPHVSLIDASGGHGLDGPTEKLVSQALGREDNIAAVYSMGGGNRAILRALDALGKTPKCFIGHDLDCDNIELLREGRIHAILYHDLRQDMRAACQHVMSFHKMLPASAISHTSSVVVITPENVPEHVAARFRG; encoded by the coding sequence GTGGCCCACCGTTTTCTGATCAAGGAGATCGCCCTTCAGGCGGGCGTTGGCGTCGCGACGGTCGATCGCGTAGTCAACAACCGCGGCAACGTGCGCGAGCACACGCGAAAACGTGTGGAGCAAGCGATCAAGGAGCTGGAAAAACAGGCGCTCTATTCGGTCGCGGCCGGAAGAAAGCTCAGCGTCGACGTGGTCGTTGAGGCACCGAACCGATTCGCGGCCGAAATCAAGGACGCGCTGGAAGCGGAACTGCCCACTCTGCAACCCGCGATATTCCGCCCGCGGTATTTCATGCAGGAGACGATGCAGACGCGGGAGGTCGTCGATGCGCTTCGTTCGATTGCCCACCACGGCAGCCACGGGGTTTTCCTGAAAGCGCGCGACGTGCCCGAGATCGCAAACGCCATCGGCGAACTCAAACGCGCCGGCATTCCCGTCGTCACGACATTCACCGACATCCCGCTCTCCGATCGAATCGCTTATACAGGCCTCGACAATCGGGTCGCGGGAGCGACCGCCGCCTACCTGCTCACGCAATGGCTGCCCGAGCGGCCCGCCAACGTGCTCATCACCATGAGCGACGAACGCTTCAGGGGCGAAGAGGAGCGCGAAATCAGCTTCCGACGCGCATTGCGCACCCGGCACCCGCACGTTTCGCTCATTGATGCGAGCGGAGGGCATGGGCTCGACGGCCCGACTGAAAAGCTGGTCAGTCAGGCACTCGGCCGCGAGGACAACATCGCCGCCGTCTATTCGATGGGCGGCGGCAATCGCGCCATCCTGCGAGCCCTGGATGCACTGGGAAAAACACCGAAGTGCTTCATCGGCCACGACCTCGACTGCGACAACATCGAACTGCTGCGAGAAGGCAGGATTCACGCAATCCTTTACCACGACCTTCGACAGGACATGCGCGCGGCGTGTCAGCACGTGATGAGTTTTCACAAGATGCTGCCCGCATCGGCGATTTCGCATACGTCATCGGTCGTCGTCATCACACCGGAGAACGTGCCCGAACACGTCGCCGCTCGCTTTCGCGGTTAG
- a CDS encoding LysR family transcriptional regulator, protein MDQFKEVQLFVEVAETGSISRAAEAVDLSISAASRYLISLESRLGVQLVRRTTRNLFLTEAGAEFHRRCKSILADLGEAELVVKDATARPSGVLKVTASLSFCMLHIAPMLPEFTARYPDITVDVVAANRYYDIIENGIDVAVRTKVLEADSNITVRRLASTRRVLAAAPGYLAAHGTPGFPAELGKHKLLNYGLADNPRDLAFQRDGECVLVKVKPLLESNDGQILRVAALDGMGILVQPKYIVYDDIKAGRLIPVLDEWDLPRLTMNVAFQTRSHMPVKVRLFIDALVERFRRNDFERLWTE, encoded by the coding sequence ATGGATCAGTTCAAGGAAGTACAGCTGTTCGTGGAAGTGGCGGAGACCGGAAGCATCAGCCGGGCCGCCGAGGCGGTCGACCTGTCCATCTCCGCGGCGAGTCGCTACCTGATTTCGCTGGAGAGCCGTCTTGGCGTGCAACTCGTGCGCCGGACTACCCGAAATCTCTTTCTGACCGAGGCGGGCGCGGAGTTCCATCGGCGCTGCAAATCGATCCTTGCCGACCTCGGAGAGGCCGAGCTGGTCGTCAAGGATGCAACGGCGCGCCCGAGCGGGGTGCTCAAGGTGACGGCCTCGCTGTCGTTCTGCATGTTGCACATCGCGCCCATGCTGCCGGAATTTACCGCGCGCTATCCGGATATCACCGTTGATGTCGTGGCAGCCAATCGCTATTACGACATCATCGAAAACGGCATCGATGTCGCTGTCCGGACGAAGGTGCTGGAGGCCGACAGCAACATCACCGTGCGCCGGCTCGCGTCGACACGGCGCGTGCTTGCCGCCGCGCCGGGCTACCTGGCGGCGCATGGCACGCCGGGATTTCCCGCTGAGCTCGGCAAGCACAAGCTGCTCAACTACGGGCTCGCGGACAACCCGCGCGACCTCGCGTTCCAGCGCGACGGCGAATGCGTTCTCGTCAAGGTCAAGCCGTTGCTCGAATCGAACGACGGTCAGATCTTGAGAGTCGCCGCGCTCGACGGCATGGGCATCCTGGTTCAGCCCAAGTACATCGTCTACGACGACATCAAGGCCGGGCGGCTCATCCCCGTGCTGGACGAGTGGGACTTGCCGCGGCTCACGATGAATGTCGCGTTCCAGACGCGCTCGCACATGCCCGTGAAGGTTCGTCTGTTCATCGACGCGCTCGTCGAACGATTTCGCAGGAACGATTTCGAGCGGCTCTGGACCGAGTGA
- a CDS encoding intradiol ring-cleavage dioxygenase, producing MQQVASSDSPSRSPYFDEEHSADVVNARMGEPADPRLKHVMSVLVRHLHAAVKEIEPTHEEWFAAIRFLTETGQMCNKWRQETILLSDILGVSMLVDAINHRRPNGATPNTILGPFYVANAPAYENGANICLDGKGEPLVVSGRVTNIAGEPVPGAKLEVWQTNDDGFYDVQQKGIQPDSNLRGVFTSDRDGAYAFRSVKPRHYPIPSDGPVGKLLGAMGRHPNRAAHLHFIVTAPGYEPVITHIFTPDCPYLPEDAVFGVKRELIADFRKIDDRDAAQKAGLDAPFWSVTWDFTLAPAGERQPRHP from the coding sequence ATGCAACAGGTTGCATCCTCTGATTCGCCATCCCGTTCGCCGTATTTCGACGAGGAACATTCCGCCGACGTGGTGAACGCCCGCATGGGCGAACCGGCCGATCCGCGCCTCAAGCACGTGATGTCGGTGCTGGTCAGGCATCTTCACGCGGCCGTGAAGGAAATCGAGCCCACGCACGAAGAGTGGTTTGCAGCCATTCGCTTTCTGACCGAGACCGGCCAGATGTGCAACAAATGGCGACAGGAGACCATCCTGCTGTCGGACATTCTCGGTGTCTCGATGCTGGTCGACGCGATCAATCATCGCCGCCCGAATGGCGCGACGCCGAATACCATTCTCGGCCCGTTCTATGTCGCGAATGCGCCGGCGTACGAGAACGGCGCGAACATCTGCCTCGACGGCAAGGGCGAACCGCTCGTCGTGTCCGGACGCGTGACGAACATCGCGGGCGAGCCGGTTCCGGGCGCGAAGCTCGAAGTCTGGCAGACGAACGACGACGGCTTCTACGATGTGCAGCAGAAAGGCATCCAGCCCGATTCGAACCTGCGCGGCGTCTTCACGTCGGATCGCGACGGCGCTTATGCGTTCAGGTCGGTCAAGCCACGCCACTATCCGATTCCGTCCGACGGCCCCGTGGGCAAGCTGCTCGGCGCGATGGGGCGGCATCCGAATCGCGCCGCGCATTTGCACTTCATCGTGACCGCGCCCGGCTACGAGCCGGTGATCACGCACATCTTCACGCCCGATTGCCCGTATCTGCCGGAAGACGCCGTATTCGGCGTCAAGCGCGAACTGATCGCCGACTTTCGGAAGATCGACGACCGTGACGCCGCGCAAAAGGCCGGCCTCGACGCGCCGTTCTGGTCGGTGACGTGGGATTTCACGCTGGCGCCCGCCGGCGAGCGTCAGCCACGCCACCCGTAA
- a CDS encoding sugar phosphate isomerase/epimerase family protein encodes MSTKRKELLAAYWTLAGDVYPGAATEISPYSLRDRAEAASRAGWCGVGLILDDLEHSVGQYGISGVKRILEDTGMKYFELEILMDWYLDGEPRARSDRFRHRAIELGAELGMRNLKIGASPFDESPADFPRMTDAFAKLCEDVAEVGATVAIEFMPFSVIRNIGDALRIAQDANQPNGGLMVDHWHVARFGSPYSEVAGIPARFIKGVELDDVGAQIRGTLLDDSTFNRQLCGEGAADCRAFVNALEQAGCDLPYYGVELISEPFRKLPLEQMAQRAYETTIAQFSTPADAAA; translated from the coding sequence ATGAGCACGAAACGCAAAGAACTTCTGGCCGCCTACTGGACGCTTGCCGGCGATGTCTACCCCGGCGCCGCGACCGAAATCAGTCCGTATTCGTTGCGCGATCGCGCGGAGGCGGCGTCGCGCGCCGGCTGGTGCGGCGTGGGCCTCATCCTCGACGATCTGGAGCACAGCGTCGGGCAGTACGGGATTTCGGGCGTGAAGAGGATTCTCGAGGATACGGGGATGAAGTACTTCGAACTTGAAATCCTGATGGACTGGTATCTCGATGGAGAGCCGCGTGCGAGATCGGACCGCTTCCGCCATCGTGCAATCGAACTGGGCGCAGAACTGGGCATGCGTAACCTGAAGATCGGCGCGAGCCCGTTCGATGAAAGTCCGGCCGACTTCCCGCGCATGACCGATGCGTTCGCGAAGCTCTGCGAGGACGTGGCTGAGGTCGGCGCAACGGTCGCGATCGAGTTCATGCCGTTTTCCGTGATCCGGAACATCGGCGACGCGCTGAGGATTGCGCAAGACGCCAACCAGCCCAATGGCGGGCTGATGGTCGATCACTGGCACGTTGCCCGTTTTGGCAGCCCCTACAGCGAAGTCGCCGGCATTCCGGCGCGCTTCATCAAGGGCGTGGAACTGGATGATGTCGGCGCGCAAATCCGGGGCACGCTGCTGGACGATTCGACGTTCAACCGCCAGCTGTGCGGCGAAGGGGCCGCCGATTGCCGTGCGTTCGTCAACGCACTCGAACAGGCGGGCTGCGACTTGCCGTATTACGGGGTCGAACTGATCTCGGAGCCGTTCCGCAAGCTGCCGCTCGAGCAGATGGCCCAACGCGCGTACGAAACGACCATCGCGCAGTTTTCCACGCCGGCCGACGCCGCGGCCTGA